In Novipirellula caenicola, a single window of DNA contains:
- a CDS encoding MFS transporter, which yields MNSDSETPRLHHPPRLVNFPFNPTRLPFFYGTVVMVCGTLGVLASAPGQTVGVSVFTDFLIQAHQLSRSWISFAYLAGTIASAMLITRAGRWYDRFGGRWVSAISAGMLAVVLTGMSYSAVIAESVASILPATYRDHTSFVVLTLGFFAMRFFGQGMLTLSSRNMVLEWFEQRRGMALAFIGISVAFGFSVTPPIFEWLIQRGGWSWAWQTIAVVVAVYALLAFCFGRSRPEDHGLLPDGPFAKKDRKTHAETLSGRQFTLSEARRTYSFWVFTFSVVMSGLVLTAFSFHVVSIFADGGMSRSQAVAIFVPAACVSVVVEFVGSWLSDFVKLKYLAMVQLVGIVMLSLSLSFLSPGPSVVFVVLGMGLMQGMFGIISGVTWPRFYGRTHLGAISGFSTSIVVAGTAVGPYLFSVSHDRFGSYQAATLLCAVVALLLLAASPRADRPQ from the coding sequence ATGAACTCTGATAGCGAAACGCCGCGGCTCCACCACCCCCCGCGGCTGGTCAACTTTCCCTTCAATCCCACTCGATTACCGTTCTTCTATGGCACGGTGGTGATGGTGTGTGGCACGTTGGGGGTGTTGGCGAGTGCCCCAGGACAGACCGTGGGCGTGTCGGTGTTCACCGACTTTCTGATCCAAGCACACCAGTTGTCGCGGAGCTGGATTAGTTTCGCCTACCTCGCCGGAACGATTGCCAGTGCGATGTTGATCACCCGCGCCGGTCGCTGGTACGACCGATTCGGCGGCCGCTGGGTGTCGGCGATCTCGGCCGGTATGCTGGCGGTCGTGTTGACGGGGATGAGCTATTCCGCCGTGATTGCCGAGTCCGTCGCATCGATCTTGCCCGCCACGTACCGCGATCACACCTCCTTTGTGGTCTTGACGCTCGGATTTTTTGCGATGCGTTTCTTTGGCCAGGGAATGTTGACGCTGTCGTCGCGGAACATGGTGTTGGAGTGGTTTGAACAGCGACGTGGAATGGCGTTGGCGTTCATTGGGATCTCGGTCGCCTTCGGTTTCTCAGTGACTCCGCCCATTTTTGAATGGCTGATCCAACGAGGCGGATGGTCGTGGGCTTGGCAAACGATTGCGGTGGTCGTTGCGGTTTACGCGTTGCTCGCGTTTTGTTTCGGTCGGTCAAGACCGGAAGACCACGGTTTGCTGCCCGACGGACCCTTTGCCAAGAAGGATCGAAAGACGCATGCCGAAACCTTAAGCGGACGTCAATTCACACTTTCCGAAGCTCGACGCACCTACAGTTTTTGGGTATTCACGTTCAGCGTCGTCATGTCCGGTCTGGTGTTAACGGCCTTCTCGTTTCATGTCGTCTCGATCTTTGCCGATGGTGGCATGTCGCGAAGTCAGGCCGTTGCCATTTTTGTGCCGGCCGCCTGTGTCAGCGTCGTTGTCGAATTTGTCGGCAGCTGGCTCAGCGACTTTGTCAAATTGAAATACTTGGCGATGGTCCAGCTGGTAGGCATCGTGATGCTTTCCTTGAGTTTGTCGTTCTTGTCGCCAGGGCCATCGGTTGTTTTTGTGGTGTTGGGGATGGGGCTGATGCAAGGCATGTTCGGAATCATTTCCGGAGTGACTTGGCCGCGGTTCTATGGCCGCACGCATCTCGGCGCGATCTCGGGATTTTCGACCTCGATCGTGGTGGCGGGAACCGCGGTCGGGCCGTACTTGTTCAGCGTCTCGCACGACCGTTTTGGAAGCTACCAAGCGGCGACGTTGTTGTGTGCCGTCGTCGCACTGCTATTGCTCGCCGCCTCACCCCGCGCCGACCGCCCGCAATAG
- a CDS encoding endonuclease/exonuclease/phosphatase family protein, which translates to MNISRRKFCGTLAASLAVANASSYANDSTTTPLRVIAYNIYGLTGWPKQRSLAKQAVAKGQMARRMAMELALHEPDIINFSESPSEELTQEVAKLLGMNHVRFASGGSWPGTLLSKYEISEFHNAPMATERPKELFTRHWGSATIQLPGGEPLVVHSAHLYPTAEPTVRLKEIRVMLESMKPDLDAGRSMLLIGDLNHGPDTEEYQLWIDAGWTDTFARVGKGDGPTIKADIPKWRIDYVMAAGPIADQIVESRPLFEGAFRLHIDDKESFALSDHLPQLAVFDAVKR; encoded by the coding sequence ATGAACATCTCTCGCCGAAAATTCTGTGGCACGCTCGCTGCCAGTCTCGCGGTGGCAAACGCCAGTTCATATGCGAATGATTCAACGACCACTCCTCTGCGAGTGATCGCCTACAACATCTATGGACTTACAGGGTGGCCCAAGCAACGCAGCTTGGCGAAGCAGGCGGTGGCGAAAGGCCAAATGGCGAGGCGAATGGCGATGGAGTTGGCTTTGCACGAACCTGACATCATCAACTTCTCAGAATCCCCCTCAGAGGAACTGACTCAAGAAGTTGCGAAGCTGCTGGGAATGAATCACGTCCGCTTTGCGAGCGGCGGAAGTTGGCCAGGCACGCTGCTTAGCAAATATGAAATTAGCGAATTTCACAACGCGCCGATGGCGACCGAACGACCAAAAGAATTGTTCACTCGGCACTGGGGAAGCGCCACGATCCAACTGCCCGGTGGTGAGCCGCTCGTTGTTCACTCGGCTCATCTCTATCCCACCGCCGAGCCCACGGTGCGGCTGAAAGAGATTCGGGTGATGCTCGAATCGATGAAGCCGGATCTTGATGCCGGACGGTCGATGCTTCTCATTGGCGATCTGAATCACGGACCTGACACCGAAGAATACCAGCTTTGGATCGACGCTGGATGGACCGATACATTCGCTCGCGTTGGCAAGGGCGACGGCCCGACGATCAAAGCGGATATCCCTAAGTGGCGGATCGATTACGTCATGGCCGCGGGACCGATCGCAGATCAGATCGTTGAATCGAGACCGCTATTCGAGGGCGCGTTCCGCTTGCATATCGACGACAAGGAATCGTTTGCCTTGAGCGACCATCTGCCACAACTGGCCGTGTTTGACGCAGTAAAACGCTAG
- a CDS encoding DUF2798 domain-containing protein yields the protein MKQRIIFAIAMSCVLTFLMSAWVTFINIGMIAGFANHWISAWLLAWPAAGIISFTIGPSIHRWSNKFVP from the coding sequence ATGAAACAGCGGATCATATTTGCAATCGCCATGTCGTGTGTATTGACGTTTTTGATGTCAGCCTGGGTGACATTTATCAACATTGGAATGATCGCAGGATTTGCCAATCATTGGATATCTGCTTGGCTGCTGGCGTGGCCGGCGGCAGGCATCATTTCATTTACGATCGGTCCGAGCATCCACCGCTGGTCAAACAAATTCGTCCCATAA